The proteins below come from a single Zhouia spongiae genomic window:
- a CDS encoding GNAT family N-acetyltransferase, producing MIFKTKRLTIRLLKKEDLPSFYRLQNSQKVMKYTGSMPQHLAECTTDLKDLITKYSKTNNNFWVWAIENENNIFIGTCAIIFNDKKEWEIGYRFIEDFWGVGYGTEITQGLIEYAFGHLQLKQLKAYVDKRNVGSVKILEKLFNYKSTYWNNKDNCWDMVFEICNI from the coding sequence ATGATTTTTAAAACGAAAAGATTAACTATCCGCTTATTAAAAAAAGAAGATCTTCCTTCTTTTTACAGGCTACAAAACAGTCAAAAGGTGATGAAATATACAGGATCTATGCCTCAACACCTCGCTGAATGTACTACTGACCTAAAGGACTTGATAACTAAGTACAGTAAAACCAATAATAACTTTTGGGTTTGGGCCATAGAAAATGAGAACAATATCTTTATCGGTACCTGTGCCATTATTTTTAATGATAAAAAAGAATGGGAAATAGGTTATCGATTTATAGAAGACTTTTGGGGTGTTGGATACGGAACGGAAATAACCCAGGGGTTAATTGAATATGCTTTTGGTCATTTACAGTTAAAACAACTTAAAGCATACGTCGACAAAAGGAATGTCGGTTCTGTGAAAATTCTGGAAAAGCTCTTTAATTATAAAAGTACATACTGGAATAACAAAGATAATTGCTGGGATATGGT
- a CDS encoding DUF2141 domain-containing protein has translation MIRFVLLLVLFLISKLPLKAQETEKVNIVVKITNFKNDEGKAMVALYNTEEAFLKVPFRGMTGKIDKDTSTVTFKNVEAGVYAIGVFHDEDDDNKLDMFMGMIPKEPVACSNNAPAKFGPPKWKDAKFVVATKDIYQQISF, from the coding sequence ATGATCCGCTTTGTACTCTTATTAGTATTGTTCCTTATAAGCAAGCTTCCGTTAAAGGCTCAAGAAACAGAAAAAGTAAACATAGTCGTAAAGATTACAAATTTTAAGAACGACGAAGGAAAAGCCATGGTAGCCCTTTACAATACAGAGGAGGCGTTTTTAAAGGTACCTTTCAGGGGAATGACAGGTAAAATTGATAAAGACACATCAACGGTAACTTTTAAGAACGTAGAAGCCGGCGTATATGCAATAGGGGTTTTTCATGATGAAGACGACGATAATAAACTTGATATGTTTATGGGGATGATCCCGAAAGAACCTGTAGCCTGTTCGAATAATGCACCTGCCAAGTTCGGCCCCCCTAAATGGAAGGACGCAAAATTTGTTGTAGCTACTAAAGATATTTATCAGCAAATAAGCTTTTAA
- a CDS encoding histidine kinase, whose amino-acid sequence MKLIRNIIRAFGLGIVLFIILKGVQILMYDNFQFDETLLTDFLFNQLYAVVLYLTNAYFFIFLRRYYPNNNYTVNRILVGGTGSVVITIIAIFLLRVFTEIGINAESWNEFIRGEEVGFYVVAFFITITVTVFFHAFYFYKALQEKRVKQQKVIAGTATAQFDALKNQLDPHFLFNSLNVLTSLIDENPKAAQQFTTALSKIYRYVLEQKNKDLVSVEEELAFAKTYISLLRMRFEDSIFFEIPDHLSNPEAKLVPLSLQLLLENTVKHNVVSSSNPLKIKIYEKNNSLVIENNLQPKETLGKKGSGVGLRNIQQRYSILSSREVIIEKNQEAFIVKLPLLTKIINIMKSENMSDSYLRARKKVDELKEFYSSLASYVIVIPFLAFINYKVYWNFQWFWFPAIGWGIGLAFQAFKIYGPGFSWEERKIRQYMEEEKSKSKWR is encoded by the coding sequence ATGAAACTCATAAGAAATATAATCAGGGCTTTTGGTCTCGGAATTGTATTATTCATCATCCTGAAAGGAGTTCAGATACTTATGTATGATAACTTTCAGTTCGACGAAACATTATTAACGGATTTCTTGTTTAATCAGCTTTATGCAGTCGTGTTATACTTGACCAATGCTTATTTTTTTATATTCCTTCGCCGGTATTATCCGAATAATAATTATACGGTAAACAGGATACTTGTTGGAGGAACCGGTTCTGTCGTGATAACCATCATAGCAATTTTCCTGTTGCGTGTTTTTACGGAAATAGGCATTAATGCCGAATCATGGAATGAATTTATAAGGGGAGAAGAAGTCGGGTTTTATGTTGTGGCTTTTTTTATAACGATAACGGTAACGGTCTTTTTCCATGCCTTTTATTTTTATAAAGCCCTTCAGGAAAAAAGAGTAAAACAACAAAAGGTTATTGCAGGCACGGCAACTGCTCAGTTTGATGCATTAAAGAATCAGCTGGATCCGCATTTTCTGTTTAACAGCTTAAATGTTTTAACGAGTTTAATTGATGAAAACCCTAAAGCAGCACAGCAGTTTACCACGGCTTTATCTAAAATCTACAGGTACGTCCTCGAACAAAAAAATAAAGACCTGGTATCAGTTGAGGAAGAGCTGGCATTTGCAAAGACATATATAAGTTTGTTGAGAATGCGATTCGAGGATAGTATATTTTTTGAAATCCCTGATCATTTGTCAAATCCGGAAGCTAAACTGGTTCCCTTGTCGTTACAACTTTTGCTGGAGAATACGGTAAAACATAATGTTGTCAGTTCTTCAAATCCGCTTAAAATTAAAATATACGAAAAAAATAACAGCCTTGTTATTGAAAATAATCTCCAGCCTAAAGAAACACTGGGGAAAAAAGGCAGTGGGGTGGGATTAAGAAATATTCAACAACGATACAGTATATTATCCTCACGGGAGGTTATTATAGAGAAAAATCAGGAAGCATTTATTGTAAAGCTTCCATTATTAACCAAAATAATCAATATTATGAAATCTGAAAATATGAGTGATAGCTATTTAAGAGCCAGAAAAAAAGTAGATGAGTTAAAAGAATTCTATTCGAGTTTGGCTTCCTACGTAATTGTAATTCCATTTCTGGCATTTATAAATTACAAGGTTTATTGGAATTTCCAATGGTTTTGGTTTCCAGCAATAGGCTGGGGAATAGGGCTTGCTTTTCAGGCATTTAAAATATACGGTCCCGGGTTTTCCTGGGAAGAAAGAAAAATTCGGCAGTATATGGAAGAGGAAAAATCTAAATCTAAATGGCGTTAA
- a CDS encoding 2TM domain-containing protein, translating to MNSFDQEDAYLRAKKKVENLKGFYWNLITYLIVIPVLAYVNYMTTWDEIKWFWFPAFGWGLGIAFHAFSVFGAHKVFGRDWEEQKIKQFMEKEKRSTGINYGQDND from the coding sequence ATGAATTCATTCGATCAAGAAGATGCATATTTAAGAGCAAAGAAAAAGGTAGAGAACCTGAAAGGGTTTTATTGGAACCTGATAACATACCTGATCGTCATACCGGTACTGGCCTATGTGAACTATATGACAACCTGGGATGAAATCAAATGGTTTTGGTTTCCGGCATTTGGTTGGGGTCTGGGGATTGCTTTTCATGCTTTTTCAGTATTCGGCGCCCATAAGGTGTTCGGTAGGGATTGGGAAGAGCAAAAGATAAAACAGTTTATGGAAAAAGAAAAAAGAAGTACTGGTATTAATTATGGACAGGACAATGATTAA
- a CDS encoding 2TM domain-containing protein encodes MENYKEQELYHRAKKRLDKIKGFYGHLASYVIVNIFLIILIGFYSGDGFWSFETFATAFFWGIGLAFHAVAVFGIDALFGKDWEQRKLQEFINQEKNEINKSRSY; translated from the coding sequence ATGGAAAACTACAAAGAACAGGAGCTCTATCACAGAGCCAAAAAAAGATTGGATAAAATTAAAGGTTTTTATGGTCATTTAGCGAGTTATGTGATTGTAAATATTTTTCTTATTATTTTGATAGGCTTTTACAGCGGAGATGGTTTCTGGAGTTTTGAAACATTTGCAACGGCTTTCTTTTGGGGGATAGGATTGGCATTTCATGCCGTAGCTGTGTTTGGAATTGATGCTCTTTTCGGAAAAGACTGGGAGCAGCGAAAATTACAGGAGTTCATAAATCAGGAAAAAAACGAAATCAATAAAAGCAGATCATATTAA
- a CDS encoding LytR/AlgR family response regulator transcription factor yields MEVIVIEDEAPAARRLRRILQALNVKVSCVLHSVEESLNWFENNKHPDLIFLDIQLSDGLSFEIFENIEVKSAVIFTTAYDEYALQAFKLNSIDYLLKPIDEEELAKAVEKYKCFKPNPIAEHIDFNDIKKLLVNPLERIYKKRFSVKVGTHIKLILVDDIECFYSHDKATFIHAKNGRDYLIDFSLEALADGLAPENFFRVSRKFFINVDAIKDILDYSNNRLEIKLHDFNEHQIIVSRDRVKDFKNWIS; encoded by the coding sequence ATGGAGGTAATTGTTATAGAAGACGAAGCACCTGCTGCCAGACGGCTCAGAAGGATTTTACAAGCATTAAATGTTAAGGTTAGTTGTGTTTTACATTCGGTAGAAGAATCGCTTAACTGGTTTGAGAATAACAAGCATCCGGATCTTATTTTTTTAGATATTCAATTGTCCGATGGCCTGTCTTTTGAAATCTTTGAAAATATAGAAGTAAAAAGTGCCGTCATTTTTACTACTGCGTATGATGAATATGCGCTACAGGCTTTTAAGCTGAACAGTATAGACTACCTGCTTAAACCAATCGATGAAGAGGAATTAGCAAAAGCGGTAGAAAAATACAAATGTTTTAAGCCTAACCCTATAGCCGAACACATAGATTTCAACGATATAAAAAAACTGTTGGTTAACCCGTTGGAAAGAATATATAAAAAGCGTTTTTCAGTAAAGGTTGGTACTCACATTAAATTGATTCTTGTCGATGATATCGAATGTTTTTATAGTCATGATAAAGCAACGTTTATACATGCCAAGAACGGACGGGACTACCTTATTGATTTTTCGTTAGAAGCCTTGGCCGATGGGCTCGCCCCTGAAAATTTTTTCCGCGTAAGCAGAAAGTTTTTTATTAATGTCGATGCGATCAAAGATATTTTGGATTATTCAAACAATAGGTTAGAGATTAAGCTTCATGATTTTAACGAACATCAGATCATAGTAAGTCGTGACAGGGTAAAGGACTTTAAGAACTGGATATCTTAA
- a CDS encoding (4Fe-4S)-binding protein — MDEIIKEYSNDELTIVWKPGKCIHSGICVKLLPEVYNPKDKPWIRIKNTDTQQLKDQIAKCPSGALSYYMNDQNNKESKSLDTRVEVLPNGPLLIYGTLKVQDKEGNIEVKNKTTAFCRCGASNNKPYCDGSHLKVNFKD; from the coding sequence ATGGACGAAATAATAAAAGAATATAGTAATGATGAACTGACCATCGTTTGGAAACCCGGGAAATGTATTCATTCCGGGATTTGTGTTAAATTACTTCCAGAGGTATACAATCCTAAAGACAAACCCTGGATCCGAATCAAAAACACGGATACACAGCAATTAAAAGATCAAATAGCCAAATGCCCATCGGGGGCTCTCAGCTATTACATGAACGATCAAAACAATAAAGAATCTAAGAGTTTAGACACCCGGGTTGAAGTATTGCCAAATGGTCCATTATTAATATACGGAACCCTGAAGGTTCAGGATAAAGAAGGGAATATTGAAGTAAAAAATAAAACCACAGCATTTTGCAGATGCGGAGCTTCCAACAATAAACCATACTGCGACGGGTCGCACCTGAAGGTTAATTTCAAGGATTAA
- a CDS encoding acetylserotonin O-methyltransferase → MKDHSQPEPGHIMQIGTGFWASKTLLTAVNLDLFTHLAVHRSMSAAEIKKTYNFQCTDRHLYDFLDALVALNLLEKEGNLTSALYFNTKDTDAFLDMNKKAYIGGILKMMNNRLYSNWGNLQEALSTGNSQIEFNNPSENLFDDLYKDESRLKEFIDAMSGAQMGNFMAFTNTFDFTRYNTLTDAGGSSGLLSIMVATHQPHMKCTSFDLPEVESIAKSTIDKFNLTDRVSVASGNFFNDPIPAADIVVMGNILHDWDEENKQKLIKKAYEALPKEGVFVAIENLIDNDRRKNSFGLLMSLNMLLETKTGFDYTFNDFEGWILDVGFKNASFIPLAGPASAAIAYK, encoded by the coding sequence ATGAAAGATCACTCACAACCAGAACCAGGTCATATAATGCAAATAGGCACAGGATTTTGGGCTTCCAAAACATTGCTTACTGCCGTAAATTTAGATTTATTCACTCATTTGGCGGTACACAGGTCGATGTCTGCAGCTGAAATCAAAAAAACATACAACTTTCAATGTACGGACAGGCATCTCTATGATTTTTTGGATGCCTTGGTAGCCTTAAACCTATTAGAAAAAGAAGGCAACTTAACATCAGCTCTTTATTTTAATACTAAAGACACTGATGCTTTTTTAGATATGAATAAAAAAGCCTATATCGGTGGTATTTTAAAGATGATGAACAACAGGCTTTACAGCAATTGGGGAAATCTACAAGAAGCCCTTTCTACAGGAAATTCACAAATTGAATTTAATAATCCATCTGAAAACCTATTTGATGACCTATATAAAGACGAAAGCCGCCTAAAAGAATTTATAGATGCCATGAGTGGTGCCCAAATGGGCAATTTTATGGCTTTTACCAATACTTTTGATTTTACGAGGTATAACACTCTTACAGATGCAGGCGGTTCAAGCGGTTTACTTTCAATAATGGTAGCTACGCATCAGCCGCATATGAAATGTACAAGTTTCGACTTACCTGAAGTCGAGTCAATTGCTAAAAGTACCATAGACAAATTCAACCTTACGGACCGGGTATCTGTAGCTTCCGGCAACTTTTTTAACGACCCAATTCCTGCTGCCGATATTGTTGTCATGGGGAATATATTACATGACTGGGATGAAGAGAACAAGCAAAAGCTTATAAAAAAAGCATATGAAGCATTACCAAAAGAAGGTGTTTTTGTAGCGATCGAAAACCTGATCGACAATGATAGGCGGAAAAACTCCTTTGGTTTGTTAATGAGCTTAAACATGCTCCTGGAAACCAAAACAGGTTTTGACTATACCTTTAATGACTTTGAAGGGTGGATACTAGATGTGGGATTTAAAAATGCATCTTTTATTCCTCTTGCCGGTCCGGCATCTGCTGCTATTGCTTATAAATAA
- a CDS encoding LETM1-related biofilm-associated protein produces MNPSTQGWINKFGSLIKEKEELFANEEDLYTVLRTSGFVYGANVEVLPFLNYHLDYSEDELAKINLITALFFTYTFHHQKTDFNVFINEAVNFYKELEGENFSFIDKLFGGAKTDSKLEKYLHSRVQIDENILTKSFNKIITNSLLYVDVLTFDHYLKTKESPKEYAKKLERIIINLAYHTLLSKEEKTKNDEQLLYLFEASLSYHQNTSVKDFDGTYLSELKSGLNKAEQKYLIDIACMAAWEDKTFEYKESDFIFGIGHDLGLKETAIEESLEHVTVFFNTNKEKISIFKVANPAKQFYDNANQTVKKLITRNSKRLSKELSQSKELLFLLSKSTSQELSDDERKKVREQLLDIFKSIPSLAIFALPGGAILLPLFIKLIPKLLPSAFDDNRVEE; encoded by the coding sequence ATGAATCCCTCAACGCAAGGTTGGATAAATAAATTTGGCTCATTAATTAAAGAGAAAGAAGAACTCTTTGCTAATGAAGAAGATTTATATACTGTTTTAAGGACTTCCGGTTTTGTGTATGGAGCAAATGTAGAAGTATTACCTTTCTTGAATTATCACCTGGACTACAGTGAAGATGAATTAGCTAAAATAAACCTAATCACAGCCTTATTCTTTACCTATACCTTTCATCACCAAAAAACAGATTTTAACGTTTTTATCAATGAAGCGGTAAACTTTTATAAAGAATTAGAAGGCGAGAACTTTTCATTTATAGACAAGCTTTTCGGAGGTGCTAAAACGGACTCCAAATTAGAAAAATACCTGCATTCCAGAGTACAAATCGATGAAAATATCCTGACGAAAAGTTTTAATAAGATCATTACGAACTCTTTGCTTTATGTCGACGTTTTAACGTTTGATCACTATCTTAAAACCAAGGAATCTCCAAAAGAATATGCCAAAAAATTAGAACGCATCATTATAAACCTTGCATACCATACCTTGCTTTCAAAAGAAGAAAAAACTAAAAATGACGAACAGCTCCTCTATCTGTTCGAAGCATCCTTATCTTATCATCAAAACACCTCAGTAAAAGACTTCGACGGCACATACCTGAGCGAACTAAAATCCGGGCTGAACAAAGCCGAACAAAAATATCTTATTGACATCGCCTGTATGGCTGCCTGGGAAGATAAAACCTTCGAGTATAAAGAATCTGATTTTATTTTCGGTATCGGTCACGATTTGGGGCTCAAAGAAACGGCTATTGAAGAATCTCTTGAGCATGTTACTGTTTTTTTCAATACCAATAAAGAAAAGATTAGCATTTTTAAAGTTGCGAATCCCGCCAAACAATTCTACGACAATGCCAACCAGACGGTAAAAAAACTTATAACCCGAAACAGTAAAAGGCTATCGAAAGAACTTTCGCAAAGTAAAGAACTCTTGTTTTTACTTAGCAAATCAACAAGCCAGGAATTATCTGACGATGAACGTAAAAAGGTGCGTGAGCAACTACTCGATATTTTTAAGTCTATTCCTTCACTAGCTATATTTGCCTTACCAGGTGGCGCAATATTATTGCCTCTGTTTATCAAACTTATCCCAAAGTTATTACCCTCCGCCTTTGATGATAACCGCGTTGAAGAATAA
- a CDS encoding superoxide dismutase family protein, with translation MKKISLSLVAISALFLTVSCKSDTKKEKKEEVIEETTTTIEEKIEEVKKITIELTPKSESTVKGSAVFREENGEVSLTAVFEGLTPGEHAIHLHEKADCSSPDGTSTGGHWNPTFEQHGKWGDETGYHKGDIGNFTADENGNGTITFKTDEWCIGCEDETKNIVGKAVIVHQGTDDFTSQPSGAAGARVSCGGIIE, from the coding sequence ATGAAAAAAATATCGTTATCTCTGGTTGCTATTTCAGCTCTTTTTCTAACCGTATCTTGTAAATCCGATACCAAAAAAGAAAAGAAAGAAGAGGTTATAGAAGAAACAACGACAACTATCGAAGAGAAAATCGAAGAAGTTAAAAAGATCACCATCGAATTAACTCCCAAGAGTGAATCAACCGTAAAAGGAAGCGCCGTATTCAGGGAGGAGAATGGCGAAGTAAGCCTGACAGCTGTGTTTGAAGGCCTGACACCCGGCGAACACGCTATTCATCTTCACGAGAAAGCAGATTGCAGTTCTCCTGATGGTACATCTACCGGAGGTCATTGGAATCCTACTTTTGAACAACACGGTAAATGGGGTGATGAAACCGGATACCATAAAGGTGATATCGGCAACTTTACTGCAGATGAAAACGGTAACGGGACCATCACTTTCAAAACAGACGAATGGTGTATCGGATGTGAAGATGAAACTAAAAACATTGTTGGTAAAGCAGTCATCGTTCACCAGGGAACAGACGATTTCACATCTCAACCAAGTGGTGCTGCCGGAGCAAGAGTAAGCTGCGGAGGCATTATCGAATAA
- a CDS encoding DUF2490 domain-containing protein — MMKNRLLVVCIFLTTLFVKAQDQGEDELGAWYMYFGNYKLSEKFSLHTEAQFRYYEVTDNFNQMLLRTGINYHINDRFMVTAGYGYIETDALYAEFQNEPNASENRIYQQLVVKDNWGKFRLNHRYRLEQRFLSAAGNSDFQNRVRYRLQITYPLSETFFMNVYDEIFLNLQDTVFGQNRLYGALGAKINNNVSVQLGYLKNHFSNTKFDRLQLGVFINADLSGNEKL, encoded by the coding sequence ATGATGAAAAACCGATTATTGGTCGTTTGTATTTTCTTAACTACACTTTTTGTAAAAGCTCAGGATCAGGGAGAAGACGAACTGGGGGCATGGTATATGTATTTCGGAAACTATAAACTTTCTGAAAAATTCAGCCTTCATACGGAAGCCCAGTTCAGATATTATGAAGTGACTGATAATTTTAACCAGATGTTATTACGAACTGGTATCAATTACCATATCAATGATCGTTTCATGGTCACAGCAGGCTATGGTTATATTGAAACTGATGCATTGTATGCTGAATTTCAGAACGAACCAAATGCCTCCGAAAACAGGATTTACCAGCAATTGGTCGTAAAAGACAACTGGGGTAAGTTCAGGTTAAATCACCGATACCGGTTAGAACAACGCTTTTTGAGTGCTGCTGGAAACAGCGATTTTCAAAACAGGGTTCGATACAGACTACAAATTACATACCCGCTATCTGAAACCTTCTTTATGAATGTCTATGACGAAATTTTCCTGAACCTTCAGGATACGGTTTTCGGACAAAACAGGTTATACGGGGCCCTGGGAGCAAAAATCAACAATAATGTAAGTGTACAACTAGGGTATCTGAAAAATCACTTTAGCAATACAAAGTTTGACCGTTTACAACTGGGTGTATTCATTAATGCAGATTTATCTGGAAATGAAAAGCTGTAA